In the genome of Devosia rhizoryzae, the window CTGCGCCATGTCTCGTGACCCTGTTGCGTGATGTAGCGTTTTGTAGTGTGCCGCACGCAACAAACGCAACAAGGGCATTGAGGCAAGCCATGACCACCTATCTTCGCGCCGACCGCGCCGTGTTCCGCTTCTCCGGCGAGGACGCGCACCGCCTCATCAACGATGTTGTCACGGGCCAGATCCCCACCGAGGCCGGCACTGCCGCGTGGTGGGCGCTGCTGTCGCCGCAGGGCAAGATCCTTGCCGAAGGTCTCGCCAGCTTTGCCGACGGCGCGCTCTGGCTCGACGTCCACCAATCCGTCGCCGACGACTTCTTCAAGCGCATGCGCATGTACAAGCTTCGCGCCAAAGTCGAGATCGAAGACCTCCGCGCCACCCACCGCGTCGGCTTCTCGACCGATGCCGGGGACCGCGATCGTGATCTCGGCTTCCGTGTCATCGCTCCGGTCGAGCAAACAGCCGATTGGGTCGCCGACGACACGCCCTATCAAA includes:
- the ygfZ gene encoding CAF17-like 4Fe-4S cluster assembly/insertion protein YgfZ, with the protein product MTTYLRADRAVFRFSGEDAHRLINDVVTGQIPTEAGTAAWWALLSPQGKILAEGLASFADGALWLDVHQSVADDFFKRMRMYKLRAKVEIEDLRATHRVGFSTDAGDRDRDLGFRVIAPVEQTADWVADDTPYQKARIAAGILHQGNDFPANDTFAHDIGMDILGGIDFAKGCYVGQEVVSRMKHRGTARRRPVMVSSIDAPAGSPVLANGREAGTVGQVVDGGAVAIIRLDRITGPSTVTVDGKPVKIALPAWATYHFGDTVAEE